Proteins encoded together in one Solanum lycopersicum chromosome 7, SLM_r2.1 window:
- the LOC101265456 gene encoding homeobox-leucine zipper protein HDG11-like — translation MAMKEKKKNNMCPQCDGPSIGEEERMHNLENLKLESQQMREEHLRISRIISSSREISFGIESNLAPLSSTIGSLPDTSNNGLLSQIICGSPIPFYQENNHNEDNNVQAQLINNNNIPIMSALPQGNYGIHHDNRGKSIFDIVDAGMKEMLVLLDVNDPVWVKSSGDERCFIHCESYDRKFPNSYRPYKSSTTRIESSKQFGVVPMTATKLIPIFLDPIKWMNMFSTIVRKSRNMDVVNTANIEGSIQLMYEQLHTLSPLVEAREFFIIRCCRKLDQSTWIVLDVSYDLFKEIQTTVPSYGWKFPSGCAIQDLGNGGSMVTWIEHIQVDDKNQVYDLF, via the exons ATGGCaatgaaagagaagaagaaaaataatatgtgCCCACAATGTGATGGTCCATCCAttggagaagaagaaagaatgcataatttagaaaatttgaaactggAAAGTCAACAGATGAGAGAGGAG CACTTAAGAATATCAAGAATCATCTCAAGTTCTCGTGAAATATCTTTTGGGATAGAATCAAATTTGGCACCATTGAGTTCTACTATTGGATCTCTACCAGATACCTCAAATAATGGCTTGTTGAGCCAAATTATATGTGGATCTCCCATTCctttttatcaagaaaataatcatAACGAAGACAATAATGTTCAAGCAcaattaataaataacaataacatcCCAATTATGTCCGCATTACCACAAGGAAATTATGGTATTCATCATGACAATAGgggaaaatcaatttttgatattgttgatgCTGGTATGAAAGAAATGCTTGTACTTTTGGATGTGAATGATCCTGTTTGGGTAAAATCATCAGGTGATGAAAGGTGTTTTATACATTGTGAGAGTTATGATAGAAAATTTCCAAATTCATATCGTCCTTATAAATCATCCACTACTCGAATTGAATCATCAAAGCAATTTGGAGTTGTGCCAATGACCGCAACTAAGTTGATCCCAATATTTCTTGACCcg ATCAAATGGATGAACATGTTTTCAACTATAGTCAGAAAATCTAGGAATATGGATGTTGTTAATACTGCGAATATTGAAGGCTCTATACAATTG ATGTATGAACAATTGCATACTTTATCTCCTTTAGTGGAAGCTAGAGAATTTTTCATCATACGTTGTTGCAGAAAACTTGATCAATCAACATGGATAGTGTTGGATGTTTCATATGATTTATTCAAAGAGATCCAAACTACTGTACCTTCATACGGTTGGAAATTTCCTTCTGGTTGTGCAATTCAAGATTTGGGCAATGGAGGAAGTATG GTTACATGGATTGAACATATTCAAGTAGATGATAAAAATCAGGTTTATGATCTTTTTTAA